The proteins below are encoded in one region of Tessaracoccus aquimaris:
- a CDS encoding F0F1 ATP synthase subunit B, whose protein sequence is MVPTIGVLQEIDLGPLLPHKMSEFVIGIVLMLIIFVIMWKVVVPAFEKMYAERSDKIEGGMQRAAAAEAKAEAALADYNDQLDAAREEAARIREDAKNQSATILAEARDKAQKDASRILESGRVQLEAERTHLVHQLRGQVGGMATELAGKIVGESLSDDERAKRTVDRFLADLESAGQTR, encoded by the coding sequence ATGGTCCCCACTATCGGGGTGCTCCAGGAAATCGACCTGGGGCCACTGTTGCCCCACAAGATGTCGGAATTTGTCATCGGCATCGTCTTGATGCTGATCATCTTCGTCATCATGTGGAAGGTCGTCGTCCCCGCCTTCGAGAAGATGTACGCGGAACGCTCCGACAAGATCGAGGGTGGCATGCAGCGCGCGGCCGCAGCCGAGGCTAAGGCCGAGGCGGCGCTCGCCGACTACAACGACCAGCTCGACGCGGCGCGTGAAGAGGCAGCCCGGATCCGCGAGGACGCGAAGAACCAGTCCGCGACGATCCTGGCAGAGGCCCGCGACAAGGCACAGAAGGATGCGTCGCGCATCCTCGAGTCCGGTCGCGTGCAGCTCGAGGCAGAACGCACCCATCTCGTGCACCAGCTCCGCGGTCAGGTCGGCGGCATGGCCACCGAACTGGCAGGCAAGATCGTCGGCGAGTCGCTGTCGGACGACGAGCGCGCCAAGCGCACCGTTGACCGCTTCCTGGCCGATCTCGAGTCCGCAGGTCAGACGCGATGA
- a CDS encoding MraY family glycosyltransferase, giving the protein MREYLLVLLIAAGATYVLAGLCRNLAVRTGIMAPVRARDVHTHPIPYLGGVAMLGGLAVAFTVALQMPFLGKYALVAHDASAVLWAGLIITIVGVLDDKYDLNPIVKLGGQTLAAGVAVMQGVRLFWIPLPNRIIALDDATNIVLTVLVILVCVNAVNFVDGLDGLAAGVVAIGSGAFFSYTYVLAYQHGLERATTASLITVATCGIAVGFLFHNWHPAKMFMGDSGAMLLGLLMAMSAISYTGQFDSSALPQQSSDFLPTLLPILLPVAALALPLVDLVTAWVRRAWNGQHPFSADKQHLHHRLLARGHSHWGAVLLMYGWTAVVAVGLVVMALSPASASIWILAAALVILLVLTLWPVRTAPPHIGGEESDVVDQVPNHE; this is encoded by the coding sequence GTGCGCGAATACCTGCTGGTCCTGCTCATCGCGGCCGGCGCAACCTACGTCCTGGCGGGGCTGTGCCGGAACCTCGCCGTGCGCACGGGCATCATGGCGCCGGTCCGCGCCCGCGACGTGCACACGCACCCGATTCCCTACCTGGGCGGCGTCGCGATGCTTGGCGGCCTCGCGGTCGCCTTCACCGTCGCGCTGCAGATGCCGTTCCTCGGCAAGTACGCGCTTGTCGCCCACGACGCCTCCGCGGTGCTGTGGGCGGGGCTGATCATCACCATCGTGGGTGTGCTCGACGACAAGTACGACCTCAACCCGATCGTGAAACTCGGCGGGCAGACGCTAGCGGCAGGCGTCGCCGTCATGCAGGGCGTGCGGCTGTTCTGGATCCCGCTGCCGAACCGGATCATCGCGCTCGACGACGCGACAAACATCGTCCTGACGGTGCTGGTGATCCTGGTGTGTGTCAACGCCGTCAACTTCGTCGACGGTCTCGACGGCCTCGCCGCGGGCGTGGTGGCGATCGGCTCCGGAGCGTTCTTCAGTTACACCTACGTGCTCGCCTACCAGCACGGCCTTGAGCGGGCCACCACCGCCAGCCTCATCACGGTCGCCACCTGCGGCATCGCCGTCGGTTTCCTGTTCCACAACTGGCACCCCGCCAAGATGTTCATGGGCGACTCCGGCGCGATGCTGCTCGGCCTCCTGATGGCGATGAGCGCCATCTCCTACACCGGCCAGTTCGACTCGAGCGCGCTGCCGCAGCAGAGTTCGGACTTCCTGCCCACCCTGCTGCCGATCCTGCTCCCCGTCGCGGCGCTCGCGCTGCCGCTGGTCGACCTGGTGACGGCGTGGGTGCGGCGCGCCTGGAACGGACAACACCCGTTCTCGGCAGACAAGCAGCACCTTCACCACCGCCTGCTGGCCCGTGGCCACTCCCACTGGGGGGCCGTGCTCCTGATGTACGGCTGGACGGCGGTTGTCGCCGTCGGGCTCGTGGTGATGGCGTTGTCACCGGCGTCCGCGTCCATCTGGATCCTGGCCGCCGCCCTGGTGATCCTGCTCGTCCTCACGCTGTGGCCGGTGCGGACCGCGCCGCCGCACATCGGGGGCGAGGAGTCCGACGTCGTCGACCAGGTGCCCAATCATGAGTGA
- the atpE gene encoding ATP synthase F0 subunit C has translation MSLLEINGSLNMIGYAIATIAPALGVAWIFASVINGTARQPEARGAMMSTAFIGFAVVEALAIIAIALAFVLN, from the coding sequence ATGTCCCTCCTCGAAATCAACGGCTCGCTGAACATGATCGGCTACGCGATCGCCACGATCGCGCCGGCGCTGGGCGTTGCCTGGATCTTCGCCTCGGTCATCAACGGCACCGCCCGCCAGCCTGAGGCTCGTGGCGCCATGATGAGCACCGCCTTCATCGGCTTCGCCGTGGTCGAGGCCCTCGCCATCATCGCCATCGCCCTCGCCTTCGTCCTCAACTGA
- the prmC gene encoding peptide chain release factor N(5)-glutamine methyltransferase, whose protein sequence is MSEAAYELAVRLAKTGSPSPGPEARTIVAHVLGVEVSRLITVDGVTPEQQRLINELGERRAAGVPVQHLTGTAYFRHEILSVGPGVFIPRPETEVMVGWALDRLAERDSRVVVELCAGSGAISAAIGSEIGGVRLHAVELDPAAYRYLASNLEDYDADLRLGDMADAFGDLDGTVDLVIANPPYVPETMRPFLPSDVVDHDPSIALFSGPDGLDALRVLVGVAHRLLVPGGLVASEHDESHPDAVVELFTAAGFSDVTPHADLTGRARFVTAVKPLG, encoded by the coding sequence GTGAGCGAGGCGGCCTACGAGCTCGCCGTGCGCCTCGCGAAGACCGGCTCCCCGAGCCCGGGACCCGAGGCGCGCACGATCGTGGCGCACGTGCTCGGCGTCGAGGTGTCGCGGCTGATCACCGTCGACGGGGTGACCCCGGAGCAGCAGCGCCTCATCAACGAACTGGGCGAGCGCCGGGCGGCCGGGGTGCCTGTGCAGCACCTGACGGGGACGGCCTACTTCCGCCACGAGATCCTCAGCGTCGGGCCGGGCGTGTTCATCCCGCGGCCCGAGACGGAGGTGATGGTCGGCTGGGCGCTTGACCGCCTCGCCGAGCGCGACAGCCGCGTGGTCGTCGAGCTCTGCGCCGGCTCAGGGGCCATCTCGGCGGCGATCGGCTCGGAGATCGGGGGAGTGCGCCTGCACGCCGTCGAGCTCGACCCCGCCGCGTACCGCTACCTCGCCTCGAACCTCGAGGACTACGACGCCGACCTGCGGCTCGGCGACATGGCGGACGCTTTCGGTGACCTCGACGGCACCGTCGACCTCGTCATCGCCAACCCCCCGTACGTGCCGGAGACGATGCGCCCGTTCCTGCCGAGCGACGTCGTCGACCACGACCCCTCCATCGCCCTGTTCTCCGGGCCGGACGGCCTGGACGCTCTGCGCGTGCTGGTGGGCGTCGCGCACCGACTGCTGGTGCCAGGTGGCCTCGTGGCGAGCGAGCACGACGAGTCGCACCCGGACGCCGTCGTGGAGTTGTTCACCGCAGCGGGCTTCTCCGACGTGACTCCGCATGCCGACCTGACGGGACGAGCCCGATTCGTCACCGCCGTCAAGCCCCTAGGATGA
- a CDS encoding F0F1 ATP synthase subunit delta codes for MTARDAANAALDSSVEGIATDAATAAELFAVVDLLDGQPMLRRSLSDPSSTPAARAGLAKRLLAGKVSDTAIEVVGSVVQSPWRSANAMVGGLERQGVRIALRASAAGGQLERVEEELYSLARTVDSDPELGAALRSLAYPLEGKRDLVARLISGKVDPVTAQLASRAVRARRRTFPLTIESYLQMAADMAGQKIARITVAQPLDEAQEARLKAALVAQAGGAVTLQIHVDPKVIGGISVAIDDDVYESTVAARLEDARRQLINL; via the coding sequence ATGACGGCCCGCGACGCCGCAAATGCTGCGCTCGACTCGTCCGTGGAGGGCATCGCAACCGATGCCGCCACGGCAGCCGAGCTGTTCGCCGTCGTCGATCTGCTCGACGGTCAGCCGATGCTGCGTCGATCGCTGTCGGATCCGTCTTCGACGCCCGCGGCGCGTGCGGGTCTCGCCAAGCGCCTGCTGGCCGGCAAGGTCTCCGACACCGCAATCGAGGTCGTCGGGTCCGTCGTGCAGTCGCCGTGGCGAAGCGCCAACGCGATGGTCGGAGGCCTTGAACGACAGGGCGTCCGGATCGCGCTGCGCGCCTCGGCGGCAGGCGGTCAGCTGGAGCGGGTCGAGGAGGAGTTGTACTCCCTGGCTCGCACCGTCGACTCGGATCCGGAGCTCGGGGCCGCGCTGCGCAGCCTCGCGTACCCGCTCGAGGGCAAGCGCGACCTTGTCGCGCGCCTGATCTCGGGCAAGGTCGACCCCGTCACGGCACAGCTCGCCTCGCGGGCGGTGCGTGCCAGGCGCCGCACCTTCCCCCTGACGATCGAGAGCTACCTTCAGATGGCCGCCGACATGGCCGGTCAGAAGATCGCCCGCATCACCGTCGCGCAGCCCCTCGATGAGGCTCAGGAGGCCCGGCTCAAGGCCGCCCTCGTGGCCCAGGCGGGCGGCGCCGTCACCCTCCAGATCCACGTGGATCCAAAGGTGATCGGCGGCATCAGCGTGGCCATCGATGACGACGTGTACGAATCAACCGTTGCCGCCCGGCTCGAAGACGCCCGCAGGCAACTCATCAACTTGTGA